In Deinococcus sp. QL22, the following are encoded in one genomic region:
- a CDS encoding GNAT family N-acetyltransferase encodes MPQVFIRRARYSDLPELQILYKQLSPTSPQLSPERADPIWQVMLNDSKIHVLVAEQGGLWGTATLVVMPNLTQNGRPYALIENVVTHVEKRGQGIGKAVMAAAMALARSLGAYKVMLVTGRQAPEVHRLYAGSGLRSDAVAYFTRLEPDTVT; translated from the coding sequence ATGCCCCAAGTCTTCATTCGCCGTGCACGCTACAGCGATCTGCCCGAGTTGCAAATTCTTTACAAGCAACTCAGTCCCACGTCACCCCAGTTGAGTCCAGAAAGAGCAGATCCCATTTGGCAGGTCATGCTGAACGATTCTAAAATTCATGTGCTCGTGGCTGAGCAAGGCGGCTTGTGGGGAACGGCCACGCTGGTGGTGATGCCCAATCTCACGCAGAATGGGCGGCCCTACGCGCTCATTGAGAATGTGGTGACCCATGTGGAGAAGCGCGGGCAAGGGATCGGAAAGGCGGTGATGGCCGCTGCGATGGCTTTGGCACGATCCCTGGGGGCCTATAAGGTCATGCTGGTCACAGGCCGCCAAGCGCCAGAAGTACACCGGTTGTATGCAGGCAGTGGCCTTAGGTCTGACGCCGTCGCCTATTTCACACGTTTGGAACCGGACACCGTTACATGA